The genomic DNA TGTGATTCCAGTTGTTTTCACATCGCCTCACTAACAAAAGGACCAAGAGCTGCTGTCTCTTAcatctttgatttaatgtggtGAGTGATGCGCAAGTAACAATTTGACACTCCGCGAGGCGAGAACGAAGTGCTcatcaagaaataaaaaatcGAAATACACCTTGCCCTCAAGAAGAGGATCCAGGAGAGAGTTTGAAAAGTTTCGGATAGACCTGTTAGAACGAAAAACGAAAAATGGTGTCGGCCGGACTGGAGATCGTAGGACTGTCGCTGTGCGTAATTGGCTCGCTCTTGGTGATGGTTGCCTGCGGGCTGCCTATGTGGAAGGTGACGGCTTTCATCGAAGCCAACATTGTGGTGGCTCAGACAATCTGGGACGGCTTGTGGATGTCGTGCGTGGTGCAGAGCACTGGCCAAATGCAGTGCAAGGTGCACGACTCCGTCCTCGCACTCAGCCACGACCTGCAGGCGGCCAGAGCGCTCACTATCATCTCCTCGGTGATGGGAGTGCTGGGGCTCATGGTTGTGATAGCAGGGGCGCAGTGCACCAACTGCATCCGCACTGAATACGTAAAAGCCCGGGTGGTGAACGCCGGAGGGGCCATCTACATCATCAGTGGCCTGTTTGTGCTTGTGCCCCTCTGCTGGATGGCCAACAACATCATATCGGACTTCTACAACCCTCAGGTTCCCCCATCTAAGAAGAGGGAGATCGGCGCTGCGCTATACATCGGCTGGGCAGCCACAGCGATGCTGCTGATCGGAGGAGcgctgctctgctgctcctgTCCCTCCAGCGGGAACACGGGATATTCGGTAAAATACGCACAGCAGACCAAGAGAGCCACGCAGAACGGGGACTATGACAAGAGGAATTATGTGTAGCTATGTGGCTCGTTGCAGGCGGTGCGTAAAAGTGACCTGCAGCTTTTGAAAAACTCTTTTTTGACGGACGTTATCTTTGCacctgcagttttttttgttatgtttgttttttttttagaaatctgAACTTTGAAAATCAATGGAAACACCTCTGCTGTTTTACACTGGCCTTTCAGTAAGCTCGGACCACAAATTCACAGATCCTTTTTGTATCTACAGGAGATTTTTAAAAGACTATCAACTACAAGAGGTAGCTCACGACAAAAAGGAGTATCTTTGTTAGGTACCTGCTTTTGTAAGTCTTCgaaattattagtattttgAATTGTTTACTGTTGTAACTACAAAGTTTTTGCTTTTCTAGAGGAACTCTTGCCATTGAATATACGCTGTTGCTTTGCCTTGATGTGCACTGTCAGTACAAACCTGTACAGTAACAGAATGAATTGCACTCTCATACATTCAAACCCATTTCCTTTAGTGGAATTACGCCGACATGTTGAGGACTCCAACAATGTCCaataagagaaagaagaagaaaagtgcaTGCATGGTAAAGCCCTAATAAACTATGGACAGGCTCTTGTGTTGTGCAGACGCTGATGGCGTTGATTATACAGTTTGCAGTTTAATTTGGACCTGTAGATCCCAGACAGCCTGGGATTTATAGGTCACAACATGACATGTTACAGTCCGTTATTCGGCTGCACTGAGCACCTGCAAAGTTTTTGCATCATTGTCACTGCAGgaaatctgttttcttttcacaaaTTCTAGGAATAAactttgttttctgttggtTTGTTGACGTTTCATGTAATGATTCATTATTCATGTATACGAAGATGcaatattgtttcattttattaagattaaactgaatatattgtCTGAACTCCAAAGTGTGTTCTTAAAACAAAACTGACAACTGACTTGTGATGTTCTGCCCTCCACGGCTGTGCGTAATGCATGCCGTTCCCACCATGAATCCATAAACCCCCACGGCGGGAGAAAGTATTTTGGTTAGCCATAGAAATCCAGATGACAATGCCCATTCAGCTAGAGTGGGGCTCTGCTGTTCAACTCACAATACTCCACGACCCCCctcacaaccaccaccaccaccccctctccgtccacccccacccctcctcactCTCAGTCAATGAAAAGCTTCAAATTAGAGCTAAGGAGAAGTTGCTGGATTCGTCTTCCCGCAAGTCACTCCATTCATCAGTCGTCAGAGCCCCATCTCCCTTCAGAGGGGAGATGCTAGGATAGAAGAATAGATTATACACCATCACTTTGAAGCAAGTAGTTTATCCAAAGCTGCTTCATGGGCACCAAGTTTATCCATACACTGGTGATGATAttgttataaatgtaataaaaagttgAGCTTGTTTAACTTGTGACAACAATAGAAAAACATAATACAAAACGTTTCAGTGTGTAAGTAACAGGCCTCCTGTTTAAAACTGTGACTGGATTATGAAAGCTTATCCATACTTGTTTTGCTGGTCACTTAAGGATCTTAGCAGGTCATATGCCTTCCTAAAAGTTGAAAATATGGCCATGCAGTCAGGTTATGGTGTGATCAATGCATGTTCAGCTGTGCTATTAAAGATGAGAAAACATTGACTGTCAGGCTGAGGTACAGTTTAAATGATGAAAGCATGCCCTCCACATTTACACTATACACCTGTCTATTTACTGGATTTTAGACTTGACTTCAGGTGCTGAACAAAGAGAACAATATTAATATCATATCCACAACACATCTCTGAAATCTGAAATTTAGATATCATATCCTAAAATTATGGTCAAGTTTAACAAAATAATCCCAACTCCACCATGctagttttttcccccaacagCTTTCAACCAGATCCCACAGTCTTCATCCACAGATGAAGTTTGCtgagttgtcatggagatggatcTGTTGATATATGAGCTCAGTAGCTGTTATAATTTCACCTAAAGCACACCAAACGTTAAGCATTAAAATGCATCCTTACATTTTTAGTTGTTTGACAAAACAATCCTAACTCAACGACCATTTACTGGCTTGCTTTGGTTGAGAATTCAGTTGAGTAAAGTCAATGTGATGAGGAAGATCTCTGATACAGGTAAAAAGTCTGGAAAGACAAACTTAATAGAGATGGGATTCTGTTTTCTGCCATGTCATGTTCCCAAGATCAAGAATAAACTTTAGAGATGACGCAGTTAATAAATAGATGACACATGATTTCATTTCCCACAGCATGTGATTTCCCagttaaagacattttaaggaAGTCCTTCTAAAAGACACactgagtgtttcagtgtttctacTTCATGGACTCAGAAAGAACTCTTGTGTAAGGGCAATATAGCTTGAACTTATAAATCCATTATAACCTAAAATTATTATTAAGGCAATACTGATTTGTTACCAAACCAGGGTTTAAAGTGTTCTATATGTAAGTATAATAAGGATAGTTATGCTCCAGTTAGTTTAACAGAACATCAATCAACATtgataattgattttttaaaatgtttttttttacaaaaaatgttGGTTCCAGCGTCCAAAGtataaatatttatcatattcGATATTTAACAGGCAAATGGTTGGCTTTGAAAAACCAAACTAGCAATTTGAATATGTAAACttgacattttttacaattattttattgaatGTAATAAATTAATCAAGAAAGTAATTGTCATATTAATtagtaatgaaaataactgttttCAGCCCTTCTTTCATGCCAAACTAttaaaatataactttttaCCCAGTCTGCAATGTATCTGAGAGTGATTTTCACTTGTAACTTATTACTGTTATAAATAATGAGTGAAATGTGTCTATATGGTCAGatgagatgatgtcattaagGTAAGAGTGCGTAATATCCGATTTAGTCAATATTTCCCAGCACTCGCTGTACAGCTGCCCACATTACGTGCCCCTACTTTGGGCTCTATGAGGATTTCTACACAAAGACACTCCCTGAAGGTCCGGTCTAGTCTGCCTCAGTGAGATGTTTTTGTCAGATTGTTAGTTCCACTCCTGTAGTCACCGCTCAGAGGGTGACGAAgcgcagggtgtgtgtgtgagcaaggggttaagtgagtgtatgtgtgagtgtgtgtgtagagagttGGGGgtgcacctttaaaaaaagccCCCCATTCCAATGAGGACAGAGGGCCAGCGACGTCACTCAATGGGCgctctccatggtaaccagccAGGACCTGCAGTTGCCTGGCTACGGGAGCCTATAATGTGGTGGTATGGATGAGCCTAATAAAAGGCCTGGCCGGCAGACATTCCAGCCAgcatggacacaaacacacatacacacacgtacgaAGCCTATACACAACAGTCTGGAAGATGAAGGAGGGATTTACTTAAAGCCTGTAATGGTCACTGGAAAAAGAGCTGTGACAGCAGAAACACATTTGCTTCATTGTGTTTTACTCTAAGAACACATGTTAAGTGTTGCACATTAGAAACACAAATAGGAGCTCCAGTCAAAGGGAGTGAAAAACATGATTATAAATAAGCGAGAAGTACATGTCTGGCTGATGTAATTCTTATTCACTGATATCACAAAAACGCATCATAAAAAGAGATGATATAACACTGTGAGAACTATTTTGACCTGTAAACTTGACCCTGCCGCAGCCTGACTGAGTAGAAGCCACATGGTTAAGGTCGTGTCAGACGTCGGTCAGGTTGCGTGTCGATTTCAGATTTGGGCAGCCTGAgcatttttttggggggaggcAGGGCAGGGCCTGGGAGTCATTTCTCATGACATGATCTTTGAACTCTGAAGCTGTGCTTGGGTCAGGCCAGTTGAAAGTCACTTCCCTCGACTGACCAAGCATGATCTCATCGACCACGAATCCCCAGCATTTGATAAGGGTCACAACCCTCAACCCACGAGC from Scomber japonicus isolate fScoJap1 chromosome 9, fScoJap1.pri, whole genome shotgun sequence includes the following:
- the cldn5a gene encoding claudin 5a, with protein sequence MVSAGLEIVGLSLCVIGSLLVMVACGLPMWKVTAFIEANIVVAQTIWDGLWMSCVVQSTGQMQCKVHDSVLALSHDLQAARALTIISSVMGVLGLMVVIAGAQCTNCIRTEYVKARVVNAGGAIYIISGLFVLVPLCWMANNIISDFYNPQVPPSKKREIGAALYIGWAATAMLLIGGALLCCSCPSSGNTGYSVKYAQQTKRATQNGDYDKRNYV